Proteins from one Triticum aestivum cultivar Chinese Spring chromosome 7A, IWGSC CS RefSeq v2.1, whole genome shotgun sequence genomic window:
- the LOC123148743 gene encoding probable xyloglucan endotransglucosylase/hydrolase protein 23 has translation MRAAALGIVAMACLVAVARGGNFIQDSEMTWGDGRGKVVDGGRGLDLTLDKTSGSGFQSKSEYLFGKIDMQIKLVPGNSAGTVTTFYLSSQGTAHDEIDFEFLGNVTGEPYTLHTNVFAQGQGQREQQFRLWFDPTKAFHTYSIIWNPQHVIFAVDGTAIRDFKNHEARGVSFPKSQPMRLYASLWNADDWATQGGRVKTDWSKAPFVASFRNFNADACVMSGGAQRCPAGTMEASAAGANGSGSWWNQELSGMGYRRMRWVQRKFMIYNYCTDPKRVAQGVPAECKLR, from the exons AtgagggcggcggcgctcggcatTGTGGCCATGGCCTGCCTCGtggcggtggcgcggggcggcaaCTTCATCCAGGACTCCGAGATGACCTGGGGGGACGGCCGCGGGAAGGTCGTCGACGGCGGCCGCGGGCTCGACCTCACGCTCGACAAGACCTCCGGCTCCGGCTTCCAGTCCAAGAGCGAGTACCTGTTCGGCAAGATTGACATGCAGATCAAGCTCGTCCCCGGCAACTCCGCCGGCACCGTCACCACCTTCTAC CTGTCGTCGCAGGGGACGGCGCACGACGAGATCGACTTCGAGTTCCTGGGCAACGTGACCGGCGAGCCTTACACGCTGCACACCAACGTGTTcgcgcaggggcaggggcagcgggAGCAGCAGTTCCGCCTCTGGTTCGACCCCACCAAGGCCTTCCACACCTACTCCATCATCTGGAACCCGCAGCACGTCAT ATTCGCGGTGGACGGCACGGCGATCAGGGACTTCAAGAACCACGAGGCGCGCGGCGTGTCGTTCCCCAAGAGCCAGCCGATGCGGCTGTACGCGAGCCTGTGGAACGCCGACGACTGGGCCACGCAGGGCGGCCGGGTCAAGACCGACTGGAGCAAGGCGCCGTTCGTCGCCTCCTTCCGCAACTTCAACGCCGACGCCTGCGTCATGTCGGGCGGCGCGCAGCGCTGCCCCGCGGGCACCATGGAGGCCTCGGCCGCCGGCGCCAACGGCAGCGGCAGCTGGTGGAACCAGGAGCTGAGCGGCATGGGGTACCGGCGCATGCGGTGGGTGCAGAGGAAGTTCATGATCTACAACTACTGCACCGACCCCAAGCGGGTGGCGCAGGGCGTGCCCGCCGAGTGCAAGCTCCGCTGA